The proteins below are encoded in one region of Borrelia hispanica CRI:
- a CDS encoding P-loop NTPase → MIIIPIASGKGGVGKSLFSTNIAICLANEGKKVLLVDLDLGGSNLHSMLNIIPKKSIGTFLKTQIPFQDIILESGIKNLNFIAGDSDIPELANIALFQKKKIIKNLKNLNYDYLIIDLGAGTAFNTIDFFLMSNRGIIVTIPTVTATMNAYLFLKNAIFRLISKIFTKETKAYKIVSNIRKDSTDLQTIYIPNLLLKIEEHDPENYAKFMQIFAQFSPFIIFNMLNKPEDIIKIEKILKSATNYLNINLQSIGSIYKDELVDKALNHKIPITIYKPTSLISKSMKKIAKRLIELENVINDVELLNEDDLNESYYFVIKEAQDEYLEKYAYLESLLINKTIDNNAIIDIIKSQQKEIATLRKQNTMFKKKLFTKLKKD, encoded by the coding sequence TTGATTATCATTCCTATAGCTAGTGGAAAAGGAGGAGTTGGTAAATCTCTTTTTTCAACAAATATTGCAATTTGTCTTGCAAATGAAGGGAAAAAAGTATTGCTTGTAGATCTTGACCTGGGTGGTTCCAATTTACACTCTATGCTTAATATTATACCCAAAAAAAGCATCGGAACATTTCTAAAAACGCAAATTCCCTTTCAAGATATCATCCTTGAATCAGGCATAAAAAATTTAAATTTTATCGCAGGAGACTCAGATATCCCAGAACTTGCAAATATAGCTCTCTTTCAAAAGAAAAAGATAATAAAAAATTTAAAAAATCTAAACTACGATTATCTAATAATTGATCTTGGAGCTGGAACAGCATTTAATACAATAGATTTTTTTCTAATGTCAAATAGAGGAATAATAGTAACAATTCCAACAGTAACAGCAACAATGAATGCCTATTTATTCTTAAAAAACGCAATCTTTAGACTAATATCAAAAATATTTACAAAAGAAACAAAAGCATACAAAATAGTATCTAATATAAGAAAAGATTCTACAGATTTACAAACAATATACATACCCAATCTGCTACTTAAAATAGAGGAACATGACCCTGAAAATTATGCAAAGTTCATGCAAATATTCGCACAATTTAGTCCCTTCATTATATTTAACATGTTAAATAAACCTGAGGATATTATTAAAATTGAAAAAATACTAAAGTCGGCAACAAATTATTTAAATATAAATTTACAAAGTATAGGCTCAATTTATAAAGATGAACTTGTTGATAAAGCATTAAATCACAAAATACCAATAACTATTTATAAACCAACAAGCTTAATTTCTAAAAGCATGAAGAAAATAGCTAAAAGATTAATTGAACTTGAAAATGTAATAAACGATGTAGAGCTTTTAAATGAAGATGACTTAAATGAAAGCTACTATTTTGTAATAAAAGAAGCACAAGATGAATATTTAGAAAAGTACGCATATCTTGAATCATTATTGATAAATAAAACAATAGACAATAATGCAATAATTGATATAATCAAATCTCAACAAAAAGAAATTGCAACACTTAGAAAACAAAATACAATGTTTAAAAAAAAATTATTTACAAAATTAAAAAAAGACTAA
- a CDS encoding S41 family peptidase: protein MKKKFLVFLYVVLALVISSSVIVESIFAQANSSKSKLSSSSYGQMMMEAFNFIKKNYVEPIDDEAVFEGALQGMFKALNDPYSQYLTKKDLVEISKTTEGNYVGIGVVIAKKELSKKSHDTTSDIPYIMIINAFEEGPAYRAGVRSGDYIKAIDGNSTDSMTIEQVSELLKGKAGTKVKISILRNKNLELEYELVREKIDIETIKYSVINNDVGYIRILSFNPSTNIYFKKAFEKLKLQNIKSLILDLRLNLGGYLTDAIEIANDILAEGLIVSTKARDFKIPLEYVTREYRADSSHIVPLDMPIVALIDKYSASASEVLVGALRDNQRVYVIGEKSYGKGVIQRIVPFHTGGFKITHSKYYTPSGQSIHNVGIKPDLEIKERELSEVEFGVYTRMLNEEAIEKFLNSKINKKSISEEEVDIFVDKFLETSYVKAGKDIKNIDKKALGRYLFLQFYQDIHHNQPIYNLYYDEVLKTAYEYLLKKGTQN from the coding sequence ATGAAAAAGAAATTTTTGGTATTTTTATACGTTGTATTAGCTTTAGTTATCAGTTCTTCAGTTATTGTAGAGTCTATTTTTGCTCAAGCAAATTCTTCTAAGAGCAAATTGTCTTCGTCAAGCTATGGTCAGATGATGATGGAAGCTTTTAATTTTATTAAAAAAAATTATGTTGAACCTATTGATGATGAGGCTGTTTTTGAAGGGGCTTTACAGGGTATGTTTAAGGCATTAAATGATCCTTATTCTCAGTATTTGACAAAAAAAGATTTAGTAGAGATTTCAAAAACCACTGAGGGAAATTATGTGGGAATTGGGGTTGTTATTGCAAAAAAGGAGCTTTCTAAGAAATCTCACGATACTACTTCTGATATTCCTTATATAATGATTATTAATGCTTTTGAAGAAGGACCTGCTTATAGAGCTGGTGTTCGCTCTGGTGATTATATTAAAGCTATTGATGGTAATAGTACTGATTCAATGACAATAGAGCAAGTTAGCGAGCTTTTAAAGGGAAAAGCGGGTACAAAAGTTAAAATTTCTATTTTGAGAAATAAAAATTTAGAACTTGAATATGAGCTTGTTAGAGAAAAAATAGATATAGAGACAATTAAATATAGTGTTATTAATAATGATGTTGGATATATTAGGATATTAAGTTTTAATCCAAGTACTAATATTTACTTTAAAAAAGCTTTTGAAAAACTTAAATTGCAAAATATTAAATCTTTGATTTTAGATTTAAGGCTTAATCTTGGAGGTTATCTTACCGATGCAATAGAAATTGCAAATGATATTTTGGCTGAAGGACTCATTGTATCAACAAAGGCAAGAGATTTTAAAATACCTTTAGAATATGTCACAAGGGAGTATAGAGCTGATTCTTCACATATAGTACCTTTAGATATGCCAATTGTTGCTTTGATTGATAAATATTCAGCATCAGCTTCAGAAGTTTTAGTTGGAGCTTTAAGAGATAATCAGAGAGTTTATGTTATTGGTGAAAAGTCTTATGGAAAAGGAGTAATTCAGCGTATAGTTCCTTTCCATACAGGAGGATTTAAGATTACACATTCAAAATATTATACCCCTTCTGGACAGAGTATTCATAATGTTGGTATTAAACCTGATTTGGAGATTAAGGAAAGGGAATTATCTGAAGTTGAATTTGGAGTTTATACCCGAATGCTTAATGAGGAGGCTATAGAAAAGTTTTTAAATAGCAAGATAAATAAAAAATCGATTTCTGAAGAAGAGGTAGATATTTTTGTAGATAAATTTCTTGAAACTTCTTATGTAAAGGCTGGTAAGGATATTAAGAATATAGATAAAAAAGCTTTGGGGCGTTATTTGTTTTTGCAGTTTTATCAAGATATACACCATAATCAGCCAATTTATAATTTATATTATGATGAGGTCTTAAAAACTGCTTATGAATATCTTTTAAAAAAAGGGACACAAAATTAA
- a CDS encoding 16S rRNA (uracil(1498)-N(3))-methyltransferase, with protein MKQIVLDYSCLFNDDIIIDDVKIYHYLVNVRRLRVGDRLNILLGKREIRFSEILSIENHRIRFSTLRVEELKIRDFEIDIFVSNLKGRKLDLSLRQIVEIGVNSINIVNADNSIAKLDMDNLEPKKSRFLKIIDEALKQSGNVQIPSINFYNDFFSIPYSSSVNYYVAYSKGDFLHFGENISVFGKIGILIGPEGCFSKLEIDFFKKLNFKFIRFNTPILRADTAIVYALAHFKLLLEGNNG; from the coding sequence GTGAAACAAATAGTTTTAGATTATAGTTGTCTATTTAATGATGACATCATTATTGATGATGTTAAGATTTATCACTATCTTGTTAATGTAAGGAGATTAAGGGTAGGTGATAGATTGAATATTCTTTTAGGTAAAAGAGAGATAAGATTTTCTGAAATTTTGAGTATAGAAAATCACCGAATTAGGTTTTCTACTCTTAGAGTAGAGGAACTTAAGATTCGTGACTTTGAAATAGATATATTTGTATCAAATCTGAAGGGTAGGAAATTAGATTTAAGTTTAAGACAAATTGTTGAGATTGGTGTTAATAGTATAAATATTGTTAATGCTGATAATTCGATTGCTAAACTAGATATGGACAATTTAGAACCTAAGAAATCAAGATTTTTAAAGATAATTGATGAGGCTTTAAAACAAAGTGGAAATGTTCAAATTCCCAGTATTAATTTTTATAATGATTTTTTTAGTATTCCTTATTCGTCATCTGTGAATTATTACGTTGCTTATAGTAAGGGTGATTTTTTGCATTTTGGTGAAAACATTAGTGTTTTTGGTAAAATTGGGATTTTAATAGGTCCTGAGGGTTGTTTTTCAAAGCTGGAAATTGATTTTTTTAAAAAATTGAATTTTAAATTTATAAGATTTAATACTCCTATTTTAAGAGCTGATACAGCTATTGTTTACGCACTTGCTCACTTTAAATTATTATTAGAGGGTAATAATGGCTAA
- the lgt gene encoding prolipoprotein diacylglyceryl transferase, protein MPNYINYPSWLHPEIIKGIPITWYSLSYIIIIIISYKFIWYQIRTEKLDIDKNDYEQLMFSIVMGAIIGGRLASTLIYDKSGIYYTHPWMIFLPFDQNWNFTGFRGMAIHGGFFGVIIAPLIMINTKLKNTNVKKYFKKITDYGSIAFSSGYILGRLANFANAELYGRPMKGGVIFPNAEPFKISQNGVKEFAESVGLEILPHDLFINLPRIPSQLIEGLFEGPVIFLLLWFIFRKIKKYDGFIFGVYIILYGIFRFLIEYLREPDKEIGFIITYRKPESILDFSFLNISMGQIFSSILILAGIIWLIWTKKQAQKN, encoded by the coding sequence ATGCCAAATTATATAAATTATCCTAGTTGGTTGCATCCTGAAATAATTAAAGGAATTCCAATTACATGGTATAGTTTATCTTATATTATCATTATAATAATTTCTTATAAATTTATCTGGTATCAAATCAGGACTGAAAAACTTGATATAGACAAAAATGATTATGAGCAATTAATGTTTTCCATCGTCATGGGCGCAATCATTGGAGGAAGGTTAGCATCTACTTTAATTTATGATAAAAGTGGTATTTATTACACACACCCATGGATGATTTTTTTACCATTTGACCAAAACTGGAATTTTACAGGCTTTAGAGGAATGGCAATACACGGAGGATTTTTTGGAGTTATTATTGCGCCGTTAATAATGATAAACACAAAACTTAAAAACACGAATGTAAAAAAATATTTTAAAAAAATAACAGATTACGGATCAATAGCTTTCTCTTCAGGATATATACTTGGAAGACTTGCTAATTTTGCAAATGCAGAACTTTATGGAAGACCAATGAAAGGTGGTGTAATCTTTCCAAATGCAGAACCTTTCAAAATAAGCCAAAATGGGGTCAAAGAATTCGCAGAATCGGTTGGACTTGAAATATTACCTCATGATTTATTTATTAATTTACCAAGAATCCCATCCCAACTCATAGAAGGATTATTTGAAGGACCTGTAATCTTTTTATTATTATGGTTCATATTTAGAAAAATAAAAAAATATGATGGCTTTATCTTTGGTGTATACATAATACTTTATGGAATATTTAGATTTTTAATTGAATACTTAAGAGAGCCTGATAAAGAAATAGGATTTATCATAACCTACAGAAAACCTGAGAGCATATTGGACTTTTCATTTTTAAATATATCAATGGGCCAAATATTCTCGTCAATTTTAATATTAGCAGGAATAATCTGGCTTATATGGACTAAAAAACAAGCTCAGAAAAACTAA